A window of the Streptomyces formicae genome harbors these coding sequences:
- a CDS encoding saccharopine dehydrogenase C-terminal domain-containing protein, translating into MRVLLIGAGGVGTAITRIAARRGFFERMVVADYDESRAAAAVAAVTTEGTAATAATAAEGAGAGRQPEDRFAAARIDASDEAAVIELLARERCDVLLNATDPRFVMPLFRAALAAGAHYLDMAMSLSRPHPDRPYEECGVKLGEEQFALAADWEKADRLALVGIGVEPGLSDVFARYAADELFDTIEEIGVRDGANLTVDGYDFAPSFSIWTTIEECLNPPVVFEKDRGWFTTPPFSEAEVFDFPEGIGPVECVNVEHEEVLLIPRWVNADRVTFKYGLGADFINTLQVLHQVGLDRTEPVTVPGAGGPVEVSPRDVVAACLPDPAALGDRMRGKTCAGTWVKGTRDGRPREVYLYHVVDNEWSMREYGSQAVVWQTAVNPVVALELIATGAWAGKGVLGPEAFDPCPYLALLAEYDSPWGMRED; encoded by the coding sequence ATGCGTGTACTGCTGATCGGCGCCGGCGGAGTAGGCACGGCCATCACCCGGATCGCCGCCCGCCGGGGCTTCTTCGAGCGGATGGTGGTCGCCGACTACGACGAGTCGCGCGCCGCCGCGGCCGTCGCCGCAGTGACCACGGAGGGCACGGCGGCCACCGCGGCGACGGCCGCCGAGGGCGCGGGGGCCGGCCGTCAGCCGGAGGACCGGTTCGCCGCGGCCCGGATCGACGCGTCCGACGAGGCCGCCGTCATCGAACTCCTCGCACGCGAGCGCTGCGACGTCCTGCTCAACGCCACGGATCCGCGCTTCGTGATGCCCCTCTTCCGCGCGGCCCTGGCCGCCGGAGCCCACTACCTGGACATGGCGATGTCCCTGTCACGGCCGCACCCGGACCGGCCGTACGAGGAGTGCGGTGTCAAGCTGGGCGAAGAGCAGTTCGCCCTCGCCGCCGACTGGGAGAAGGCGGACCGGCTCGCCCTCGTCGGCATCGGCGTGGAACCCGGGCTCTCCGACGTCTTCGCCCGTTACGCTGCCGACGAACTCTTCGACACCATCGAGGAGATCGGCGTCCGCGACGGCGCGAACCTCACCGTCGACGGCTACGACTTCGCGCCGTCGTTCAGCATCTGGACCACGATCGAGGAGTGCCTCAACCCGCCGGTCGTCTTCGAGAAGGACCGCGGCTGGTTCACGACGCCGCCGTTCAGCGAGGCGGAGGTCTTCGACTTCCCGGAGGGCATCGGTCCGGTCGAATGCGTCAACGTCGAGCACGAGGAGGTCCTGCTCATCCCGCGCTGGGTGAACGCCGACCGCGTCACCTTCAAGTACGGGCTCGGCGCGGACTTCATCAACACCCTCCAGGTCCTCCACCAGGTGGGCCTGGACCGGACCGAACCCGTCACCGTGCCCGGCGCCGGCGGCCCCGTCGAGGTCTCGCCCCGCGACGTCGTCGCCGCCTGCCTCCCCGACCCGGCCGCGCTCGGCGACCGGATGCGCGGCAAGACCTGTGCGGGCACCTGGGTGAAGGGCACCAGGGACGGCCGCCCGCGCGAGGTCTACCTCTACCACGTGGTCGACAACGAATGGTCCATGCGGGAGTACGGCTCCCAGGCCGTCGTCTGGCAGACCGCGGTCAACCCCGTCGTCGCCCTCGAACTGATCGCGACCGGCGCATGGGCGGGGAAGGGAGTGCTCGGGCCGGAGGCCTTCGACCCCTGCCCCTACCTCGCCCTCCTCGCCGAGTACGACTCCCCCTGGGGCATGCGCGAGGACTGA
- a CDS encoding YegS/Rv2252/BmrU family lipid kinase, producing the protein MRQFTAVVNPTAGGSSGTAALLPLARLLREAGAGLDTQYSRSLEHAAEVARQAGEQGRIVLAVGGDGIAGCVGGALSGTDTVFGLVPAGRGNDFARALGLPTDAPALAALLLNGSPRRVDTIQVESAVHAGVSVLGSVYAGVDAVANRYANTSRLLRGAASYYAGGLRAVVTWRPAQYRITVDGVLHERSGYTVVAANSGFYGFGRQIAPGARVDDGLLDMVVIRHAPKRLFFAVMNELKSGEHLKRPEVEVLRGKEIRIEADRAVPYGADGEVDAALPVTVRVQPGALNVLC; encoded by the coding sequence ATGCGACAGTTCACCGCGGTCGTCAACCCCACCGCAGGGGGCTCCAGCGGTACGGCGGCCCTGCTTCCGCTGGCCCGTCTGCTGAGGGAGGCGGGGGCCGGGCTCGACACGCAGTACAGCCGCAGCCTCGAACACGCCGCGGAGGTGGCGCGGCAGGCCGGCGAGCAGGGGCGCATCGTGCTCGCGGTCGGCGGCGACGGGATAGCCGGCTGCGTCGGCGGCGCGCTCAGCGGCACGGACACGGTCTTCGGCCTCGTCCCCGCCGGGCGCGGCAACGACTTCGCGCGGGCGCTGGGACTGCCCACCGACGCACCGGCCCTGGCCGCGCTGCTGCTGAACGGCTCGCCCCGGCGGGTCGACACCATCCAGGTCGAATCCGCCGTCCACGCCGGGGTGTCAGTGCTGGGCAGTGTGTACGCGGGGGTGGACGCGGTGGCCAACCGGTACGCCAACACCTCCCGGCTGCTGCGCGGCGCGGCCTCGTACTACGCGGGCGGGCTGCGGGCCGTGGTGACCTGGCGGCCCGCGCAGTACCGCATCACCGTGGACGGGGTGCTCCACGAGCGCAGCGGCTACACGGTGGTGGCGGCCAACTCCGGCTTCTACGGCTTCGGCCGTCAGATCGCCCCCGGCGCCCGCGTCGACGACGGTCTGCTGGATATGGTCGTGATCCGCCACGCGCCGAAGCGGCTGTTCTTCGCGGTGATGAACGAGCTCAAGTCGGGCGAGCACCTCAAGCGTCCCGAGGTGGAGGTGCTGCGGGGCAAGGAGATCCGCATCGAGGCCGACCGCGCCGTCCCGTACGGCGCGGACGGCGAGGTCGACGCCGCGCTTCCGGTGACCGTACGGGTGCAGCCGGGCGCGCTCAACGTGCTCTGCTGA
- a CDS encoding FAD-binding oxidoreductase has translation MDMLWSGWGDPAKAAPLPDTVIGLLRDLLGVTPREAAAATLDAIAVPASPLGGEARQALADCVGGPSYVRTDAESRVRHTRGKSTPDLLRIRAGEVDDIPAAVVLPGGHDEVLAVLRVCAEHGLAVVPFGGGTSVVGGLAPEGKRGFVALDLRRLDGLLGLDDVSRTATLQPGLRAPRAEALLNERGFTLGHFPQSYEWASIGGFAAARSSGQASAGYGRFDEMVLGLTVATPEGTLDVGRAPRSAAGPDLRQLVLGSEGALGVITSVTVRIRPLPEKRIYEGWRFPSFEAGAAALRRLAQDGPRPTVLRLSDETETFIGLAQPDAIGRSDAPLPAGCMAIAGYEGTAEETAERRARAREVLLACGGEFAGEEPGERWAHGRYNAPYLRDALLDAGAFAETLETAAFWSGLPALYDAVRQALTDSLTEAGTPPLVMCHISHVYENGASLYFTVVSAQGEDPVAHWAPVKRAANDAILAAGGTISHHHGVGTDHRDWFVQETGPVGVRVLQAVKAEIDPAGILNPGVLIPVR, from the coding sequence GTGGACATGTTGTGGAGCGGCTGGGGCGACCCGGCCAAGGCGGCCCCGCTGCCCGACACGGTGATCGGCCTGCTGCGCGACCTGCTCGGCGTCACACCGCGCGAGGCCGCCGCGGCCACCCTCGACGCGATCGCCGTTCCCGCGTCCCCGCTCGGCGGCGAGGCGCGCCAGGCCCTCGCGGACTGCGTGGGCGGACCGTCGTACGTACGCACCGACGCGGAGAGCCGCGTCCGGCACACGCGCGGCAAGTCCACCCCCGATCTGCTGCGCATCCGCGCCGGCGAGGTCGACGACATCCCGGCCGCCGTCGTGCTCCCGGGCGGCCATGACGAGGTGCTGGCCGTCCTGCGGGTCTGTGCCGAACACGGCCTGGCCGTCGTGCCGTTCGGCGGCGGGACCTCCGTCGTGGGCGGCCTCGCACCCGAGGGCAAGCGCGGCTTCGTCGCCCTGGACCTGCGCCGCCTGGACGGACTGCTCGGCCTCGACGACGTCTCCCGTACCGCCACCCTCCAGCCCGGGCTGCGTGCACCGCGGGCCGAGGCGCTGCTCAACGAGCGGGGCTTCACCCTGGGCCACTTCCCGCAGTCCTACGAGTGGGCGTCGATCGGCGGTTTCGCCGCGGCCCGCTCCAGCGGACAGGCGTCGGCGGGATACGGACGCTTCGACGAGATGGTGCTCGGGCTGACCGTCGCCACGCCCGAGGGCACCCTGGACGTCGGCCGGGCGCCCCGCTCGGCGGCCGGTCCGGACCTGCGCCAGCTGGTCCTCGGCTCGGAGGGCGCGCTCGGTGTGATCACCTCGGTGACCGTGCGGATCAGGCCGCTGCCCGAGAAGCGGATCTACGAGGGCTGGCGCTTCCCGTCCTTCGAGGCGGGTGCGGCGGCGCTGCGCAGGCTCGCCCAGGACGGCCCGCGGCCGACCGTGCTGCGGCTGTCGGACGAGACGGAGACGTTCATCGGTCTGGCCCAGCCGGACGCGATCGGGCGTTCCGACGCCCCGCTGCCGGCCGGCTGCATGGCGATCGCCGGATACGAGGGCACCGCCGAGGAGACCGCGGAGCGGCGGGCCCGCGCCCGGGAGGTGCTGCTGGCCTGCGGGGGCGAGTTCGCCGGCGAGGAGCCGGGCGAGCGCTGGGCGCACGGCCGCTACAACGCCCCGTATCTGCGTGACGCGCTGCTGGACGCGGGGGCGTTCGCGGAGACGCTGGAGACCGCGGCGTTCTGGTCTGGCCTCCCGGCGCTGTACGACGCCGTACGCCAGGCGCTCACGGACTCGCTGACCGAGGCGGGCACCCCGCCGCTGGTGATGTGCCACATCTCGCACGTGTACGAGAACGGCGCGTCGCTGTACTTCACCGTCGTCTCGGCGCAGGGCGAGGACCCGGTCGCCCACTGGGCGCCGGTGAAGCGGGCGGCGAACGACGCGATCCTGGCGGCCGGGGGAACCATCAGCCATCATCACGGCGTCGGGACCGACCACCGGGACTGGTTCGTCCAGGAGACCGGGCCGGTCGGAGTCCGTGTCCTGCAGGCCGTCAAGGCCGAGATCGACCCGGCCGGGATCCTCAACCCCGGCGTGCTCATCCCCGTCCGCTGA
- a CDS encoding TetR/AcrR family transcriptional regulator, producing MTPIRHNHSDTDAVLDAARDCVLAVGVRRTTLTDVSRRAGVSRMTLYRRWPDVRTLVGDLMTREWIALAVSAMPAPDPAAPTRARLVGGLVAGVAAFRAHPLFHKIADVDPELLLPYVLDRRGASQDALLGLITGALAEGHADGSVRVAHLDLQARSLLLVVQSFTLSLRTMTDEADPELTDAAFLEELRTLLERTLTP from the coding sequence ATGACGCCCATTCGTCACAACCACTCGGACACGGACGCCGTACTCGACGCGGCCCGCGACTGCGTCCTCGCCGTCGGCGTCCGCCGGACCACCCTCACCGACGTGTCCCGGCGCGCCGGAGTGTCCCGGATGACGCTCTACCGCCGCTGGCCCGACGTGCGCACCCTGGTCGGCGACCTCATGACCCGGGAGTGGATCGCGCTCGCCGTCTCCGCCATGCCCGCCCCCGACCCCGCCGCCCCCACCCGGGCCCGGCTCGTCGGCGGACTCGTCGCCGGAGTCGCCGCCTTCCGTGCCCACCCCCTCTTCCACAAGATCGCCGACGTCGACCCCGAACTCCTCCTGCCGTACGTCCTCGACCGCCGCGGCGCCAGCCAGGACGCGCTCCTCGGACTCATCACCGGCGCCTTGGCGGAGGGGCATGCCGACGGATCCGTCCGCGTCGCCCACCTCGACCTCCAGGCCCGCTCCCTGCTGCTCGTCGTGCAGTCCTTCACGCTCTCGCTGCGCACGATGACCGACGAGGCCGACCCCGAACTCACCGACGCCGCCTTCCTCGAAGAGCTGCGCACCCTCCTGGAGAGGACCCTCACGCCATGA
- a CDS encoding glycerol-3-phosphate dehydrogenase/oxidase, translating into MSSATPAASLNAARRTRELAGLADGSRVDVLVVGLGATGAGAALDAATRGLTVAAVDAHDLAFGTSRWSSKLIHGGLRYLASGQLDVAHESAVERGVLMERTAPHLVRAQPFVLPLTPLVSRGQAALARAGFRAGDLLRAAARTSRTTLPAPRTLSAVETRHMAPALRTTGLRGGLLSWDGRLTDDARLVTAIARTAAAHGARILTRTRALTLTGSGARVRDELTGEELDIRARTVINATGVWAGGLVDDIRLRPSRGTHLVLRSEGLGSLSAGLHIPIPGESNRFVLVLPQGDGRVYVGLTDEPVDGGIPDVPDVPETDIGFLLDVLGSALDVPVGRADVVGAFAGLRPLLDTSGTGDPGRTADISRKHAVLTSPDGVVTVVGGKLTTYRRMAEDAVDAAVTAHALAAGPCRTTATPLVGAARPSTLAALDAPARLVRRYGTEAPDVHALGLADAALARPVVPGHPVTGAELLWAVRHEGALDESDLLDRRTRIGLVPHDREAARTAAAEALGRCGGAAVGGRA; encoded by the coding sequence ATGAGCAGCGCCACCCCCGCCGCCTCCCTGAACGCGGCACGCCGCACCCGGGAACTCGCCGGGCTCGCCGACGGCAGCCGGGTCGACGTCCTCGTCGTCGGCCTCGGCGCGACCGGCGCCGGAGCGGCCCTCGACGCCGCCACCCGCGGACTGACCGTCGCCGCCGTCGACGCCCACGACCTCGCCTTCGGCACCTCCCGCTGGAGCTCCAAACTCATCCACGGCGGACTGCGCTACCTCGCCTCCGGCCAGCTCGACGTCGCCCACGAGAGCGCCGTCGAACGCGGCGTCCTCATGGAACGCACCGCCCCCCACCTCGTCCGTGCCCAGCCCTTCGTCCTGCCGCTGACCCCGCTCGTCTCCCGCGGCCAGGCCGCGCTCGCCCGCGCCGGGTTCCGCGCGGGCGACCTGCTGCGCGCCGCCGCCCGCACCTCACGCACCACCCTGCCCGCCCCCCGCACCCTCAGTGCCGTGGAGACCCGCCACATGGCACCCGCGCTGCGCACCACCGGCCTGCGCGGCGGGCTGCTCTCGTGGGACGGCCGGCTCACCGACGACGCCCGCCTCGTCACCGCCATCGCCCGCACCGCCGCCGCCCACGGCGCCCGGATCCTCACCCGCACCCGCGCCCTCACTCTGACCGGCTCCGGCGCCAGGGTCCGCGACGAACTCACCGGCGAGGAACTCGACATCAGGGCCCGCACCGTCATCAACGCCACCGGCGTATGGGCCGGCGGCCTCGTCGACGACATCCGGCTGCGGCCGTCGCGCGGCACCCACCTCGTCCTGCGCTCCGAGGGCCTCGGCAGCCTCTCGGCCGGCCTGCACATCCCGATCCCGGGGGAGAGCAACCGGTTCGTGCTCGTCCTTCCGCAGGGAGACGGACGGGTGTACGTGGGGCTGACCGACGAACCCGTCGACGGCGGCATCCCCGACGTCCCCGACGTGCCCGAGACCGACATCGGCTTCCTCCTCGACGTCCTCGGCTCCGCCCTCGACGTACCCGTCGGCCGCGCCGACGTCGTGGGCGCCTTCGCCGGGCTCCGCCCCCTCCTGGACACCTCCGGCACGGGAGACCCGGGCCGCACCGCCGACATCTCCCGCAAGCACGCCGTGCTGACCTCGCCCGACGGCGTCGTCACCGTCGTCGGCGGAAAACTCACCACCTACCGGCGCATGGCCGAGGACGCCGTCGACGCCGCCGTCACCGCGCACGCCCTCGCCGCGGGCCCCTGCCGGACCACCGCCACCCCGCTCGTCGGCGCCGCCCGGCCCAGCACGCTCGCCGCCCTCGACGCACCCGCCCGTCTCGTACGCCGCTACGGCACCGAGGCCCCGGATGTCCACGCCCTGGGCCTCGCCGACGCGGCCCTGGCCCGTCCCGTCGTCCCGGGCCACCCCGTCACCGGTGCCGAACTCCTGTGGGCCGTACGCCACGAGGGAGCCCTCGACGAATCCGACCTCCTCGACCGGCGCACGCGTATCGGCCTGGTCCCGCACGACCGCGAGGCGGCGCGCACCGCGGCCGCCGAAGCCCTCGGGCGCTGCGGCGGCGCGGCCGTCGGCGGTCGCGCCTGA
- a CDS encoding lamin tail domain-containing protein — protein sequence MPVSRHIRRLVATALAAGAVVTASALPAGAHDGNGRHDRDRYGVVVGGVQHSTPGRDARSNRSLNAEWVEVHNTGRHSVDLRGWTLTDSDGNRYRFRNVRLDGRSSVRVHTGHGRDTRHDVYQDRGYQVWDRRDTATLRDDRGRVVDEDSWGRDRGFDGDRRDRDRDHDRDRGFDGDRDRGDRRR from the coding sequence ATGCCTGTTTCCCGTCACATTCGCCGTCTCGTCGCGACCGCCCTGGCGGCCGGCGCCGTCGTCACCGCCTCCGCTCTGCCGGCCGGCGCGCACGACGGCAACGGCCGTCACGACCGGGACCGCTACGGCGTCGTCGTCGGCGGCGTCCAGCACAGCACCCCGGGCCGCGACGCCCGCTCCAACCGCAGCCTCAACGCCGAGTGGGTCGAGGTGCACAACACCGGCCGGCACTCGGTCGACCTGCGGGGCTGGACCCTCACCGACAGCGACGGCAACCGCTACCGCTTCAGGAACGTCCGCCTGGACGGCCGTTCCAGCGTCAGGGTCCACACGGGCCACGGCCGTGACACCCGCCACGACGTCTACCAGGACCGCGGCTACCAGGTCTGGGACAGGCGCGACACGGCGACGCTGCGGGACGACCGCGGCCGTGTCGTCGACGAGGACTCCTGGGGCCGTGACCGCGGCTTCGACGGAGACCGCCGGGACCGCGACCGCGACCATGACCGCGACCGCGGCTTCGACGGGGACCGGGACCGCGGCGACCGCCGCCGCTGA
- a CDS encoding FAD-binding oxidoreductase, translated as MVDTTAAAEPGSDPRPNTPARRSWWGWGTEGQALPDAECRALGALVPGSAADPLPVPDIAALTLPKPRLAPPSALARLMSDAPGERAAHTYGKAYRDIVRALSGDLAAAPDQVAFPRSEQDVVDILDWATGANAAVVPYGAGSSVVGGVEYRAGRHNAVVSLDLSGLDRVLETDRVSRAARIQAGALGPALETQLRPHGLTLRHFPQSFEFSTLGGWLATRAGGHYATLHTHIDDLVESLRVVTPVGVNESLRLPGSGAGPSPDRLFLGSEGTLGVITEAWMRLQDRPRHKASVTVRFDDFRTATDAVRAIAQSGLNPANCRLLDPGEATVSGVAHDGTSILVLGVESALGPVDHRLAELVALARDHGGTSAPPIPGAAGSAAGTWRSAFLRMPYVRDALARMSVISETFETACTWDRVPGLYETVRRELGAVVEKVTGSTGLINCRFTHVYPDGAAPYFTVIAPGRRGDEVAMWDEIKAAAMQILGDHGATVTHHHAVGRDHRPGYDRQRPDPFALALRAAKDALDPAGILNPGVLLDPPGE; from the coding sequence ATGGTCGACACCACTGCGGCTGCCGAGCCCGGCTCCGATCCCCGGCCCAACACCCCCGCACGCCGCTCATGGTGGGGCTGGGGCACCGAGGGCCAGGCCCTGCCCGACGCCGAATGCCGTGCGCTCGGCGCGCTCGTCCCCGGATCCGCGGCCGACCCGCTGCCCGTACCCGACATCGCCGCCCTCACCCTGCCGAAGCCACGCCTCGCGCCGCCCTCCGCACTCGCCCGCCTCATGTCCGACGCACCCGGCGAACGCGCCGCCCACACCTACGGCAAGGCGTACCGCGACATCGTCCGCGCGCTCAGCGGCGACCTCGCGGCAGCCCCCGACCAGGTCGCGTTCCCCAGGTCCGAGCAGGACGTCGTCGACATCCTCGACTGGGCCACCGGCGCGAACGCCGCCGTCGTCCCCTACGGCGCGGGAAGCTCGGTCGTCGGCGGCGTCGAATACCGCGCCGGCCGACACAACGCCGTGGTGTCACTGGACCTTTCGGGACTGGACCGGGTCCTGGAGACCGACCGCGTCAGCCGGGCGGCACGCATCCAGGCCGGAGCCCTCGGCCCCGCTCTGGAGACACAACTGCGGCCCCATGGACTCACCCTGCGGCACTTCCCCCAGAGCTTCGAGTTCTCCACCCTCGGCGGCTGGCTGGCCACCCGCGCCGGCGGACACTACGCCACCCTCCACACCCACATCGACGACCTGGTGGAGTCCCTGCGCGTCGTGACCCCGGTCGGCGTCAACGAGTCCCTGCGGCTGCCGGGTTCCGGGGCCGGACCGTCGCCCGACCGGCTGTTCCTCGGCTCCGAAGGCACCCTCGGAGTGATCACCGAGGCATGGATGCGGCTCCAGGACCGCCCCCGCCACAAGGCGTCCGTCACCGTCCGGTTCGACGACTTCCGCACCGCGACGGACGCCGTGCGCGCCATCGCCCAGTCCGGCCTCAACCCCGCCAACTGCCGCCTGCTCGACCCCGGCGAGGCCACCGTCTCCGGCGTCGCCCACGACGGGACGAGCATCCTCGTCCTCGGCGTGGAATCCGCCCTCGGCCCCGTCGACCACCGCCTCGCCGAACTCGTCGCCCTCGCCCGCGACCACGGCGGCACCTCCGCGCCCCCGATACCCGGCGCCGCCGGCTCCGCCGCCGGGACCTGGCGCTCGGCGTTCCTGCGCATGCCGTACGTACGCGACGCGCTCGCCCGGATGAGCGTGATCAGCGAGACCTTCGAGACGGCCTGCACCTGGGACCGTGTCCCCGGACTGTACGAGACCGTGCGCCGGGAGCTGGGAGCCGTCGTGGAGAAGGTGACCGGCTCCACAGGACTGATCAACTGCCGCTTCACCCACGTGTATCCCGACGGCGCGGCGCCCTACTTCACCGTGATCGCCCCGGGCAGACGCGGCGACGAGGTCGCCATGTGGGACGAGATCAAGGCCGCCGCCATGCAGATCCTCGGCGACCACGGAGCAACGGTCACCCACCACCACGCCGTCGGCCGCGACCACCGCCCCGGCTACGACCGCCAGCGCCCGGACCCGTTCGCCCTCGCCCTGCGCGCCGCGAAGGACGCCCTCGATCCCGCCGGAATCCTCAACCCCGGAGTGCTGCTCGACCCGCCCGGCGAATGA